A genomic region of Runella rosea contains the following coding sequences:
- a CDS encoding gamma carbonic anhydrase family protein, which produces MDSHKAVFIASSASVMGQVSLGEQASVWYGAVIRADVEKIIVGQRTNIQDTAVLHADEGAPTIIGDDVTVGHGAIVHGATVGDGSLIGMRATILNKAKIGKFCIIGAHALVTEGMEVPDFSMVLGTPGKVVKQLPESMAARLLESAAHYVAMGQRHASGEFPMIR; this is translated from the coding sequence ATGGACAGCCACAAAGCCGTTTTTATTGCTTCCTCTGCTTCGGTCATGGGGCAGGTGTCGCTTGGCGAGCAGGCTTCCGTGTGGTACGGAGCAGTGATTCGGGCCGATGTTGAAAAAATCATCGTCGGCCAGCGCACCAATATTCAGGATACCGCGGTACTGCATGCTGATGAGGGGGCGCCCACCATCATCGGTGATGATGTTACGGTCGGGCATGGCGCCATTGTACACGGTGCTACGGTCGGCGACGGCTCGCTCATTGGCATGAGGGCAACGATTCTTAACAAAGCCAAAATTGGGAAATTCTGCATTATTGGCGCTCATGCATTGGTTACGGAAGGGATGGAAGTGCCCGATTTTTCGATGGTCCTCGGAACTCCCGGTAAAGTGGTTAAACAGCTTCCCGAGTCGATGGCGGCTCGTTTGTTGGAAAGTGCAGCTCATTACGTAGCGATGGGGCAACGTCATGCTTCGGGAGAGTTTCCTATGATTCGCTAA
- a CDS encoding CocE/NonD family hydrolase, translated as MKFFLLLIAFFTVSPLFAQSEWVKENYAKVEYDIAMRDGTKLHTIVYSPKDASASKTYPFLMQRTCYSVAPYGDGKYPGQLGPSKFLMQDKYIFVYQDVRGRYMSEGTWTNMTPQIANKTTKEQVDESSDTYDTIEWLLKNIPNHNGRVGQWGISYPGFYTVAGALSQHPALKASSPQAPVSDFFFDDFHHNGAFTQGYFLTFPVFGIQNPKPTTDNWWLPGLINAKTKDGYQFNLDLGPLKNFDAYYKDNFFWQEHKDHPNYDEFWKKRSIIPHLKNVKHAVMTVGGWFDAEDLYGPLTVYKTLELNNPGTYNTLVMGPFGHGRWSQETGHTLHSNVYFGDSVATFYQREIEAKFFQHFLKGTGDGKTGLPDAYLFNTGKKSWETFDKWPAANAEKKMLYFHANGKLSFDAPKTARAFSEYVSDPLKPVPDIEDNTQTMGFTPFNYMSEDQRFAARRPDVLVFQTEPLTEDITLGGEIMAKLNFSTTGSDADFFVKLIDVYPGDEPNHAYLPNKNITLSNYHQMVRSEIMRARFRNSFEKPAPLIPNKITPLNFRLQDVLHTFKKGHRIQIQVQSTVFPLFDRNPQKYVPNIYLATEQDFIKATHRVYHQLGALSGVEIEILK; from the coding sequence ATGAAGTTTTTCCTGCTACTGATTGCCTTTTTTACCGTTTCTCCACTGTTTGCCCAATCGGAATGGGTAAAAGAAAATTACGCCAAAGTTGAGTATGACATCGCCATGCGCGACGGCACCAAGCTGCACACCATCGTCTACTCACCCAAAGATGCCTCCGCCTCCAAAACCTACCCGTTTTTAATGCAGCGGACCTGCTACAGCGTGGCACCGTATGGTGACGGTAAATATCCAGGGCAATTGGGGCCTAGCAAATTTTTGATGCAGGATAAGTACATTTTTGTCTATCAGGATGTTCGCGGGCGTTATATGAGCGAAGGCACTTGGACAAATATGACCCCTCAGATTGCCAACAAAACCACCAAAGAGCAGGTAGACGAATCTTCTGACACCTATGACACCATCGAATGGCTCCTAAAAAATATCCCCAATCACAACGGACGAGTAGGACAATGGGGCATCAGTTATCCCGGGTTTTATACTGTTGCGGGGGCACTGAGCCAACATCCTGCCCTGAAAGCATCGTCGCCGCAAGCCCCCGTTTCTGATTTCTTTTTCGATGATTTTCACCACAACGGGGCCTTTACCCAAGGCTACTTTTTAACATTTCCAGTATTTGGTATTCAAAACCCCAAACCCACTACCGACAATTGGTGGCTACCCGGACTAATCAATGCCAAAACCAAAGATGGCTATCAATTTAACCTTGACTTAGGGCCACTCAAAAATTTCGATGCGTACTACAAAGACAATTTCTTTTGGCAAGAGCACAAAGACCATCCCAACTACGACGAATTTTGGAAAAAACGTAGCATTATTCCTCACCTTAAAAACGTAAAACACGCGGTGATGACGGTGGGAGGCTGGTTTGATGCCGAAGACCTTTACGGGCCATTGACAGTGTACAAAACCCTCGAACTCAATAATCCTGGCACCTACAACACGCTTGTGATGGGTCCGTTTGGCCACGGCCGCTGGTCGCAAGAAACGGGGCACACGCTACACAGTAATGTTTACTTCGGCGACAGCGTAGCAACTTTTTACCAACGCGAAATTGAGGCTAAATTCTTTCAACACTTTCTAAAAGGAACTGGCGACGGCAAAACGGGGCTGCCCGATGCTTATTTGTTTAACACGGGTAAGAAATCTTGGGAAACATTTGATAAATGGCCCGCCGCCAATGCCGAAAAGAAAATGTTGTATTTTCATGCCAACGGAAAGCTGTCTTTTGATGCACCCAAAACCGCCCGAGCATTCAGCGAGTACGTGAGTGACCCGCTCAAACCCGTGCCTGATATCGAAGACAATACGCAAACCATGGGCTTTACTCCTTTCAACTATATGTCGGAAGACCAACGTTTTGCGGCCCGACGCCCCGACGTTTTGGTGTTCCAGACGGAGCCATTGACGGAAGATATTACCTTAGGCGGAGAAATTATGGCGAAACTGAATTTCAGCACGACGGGCAGCGACGCCGACTTTTTTGTAAAACTGATTGACGTTTATCCAGGAGACGAACCCAATCATGCTTATTTGCCGAACAAAAACATTACCCTGAGCAACTATCACCAGATGGTTCGCAGCGAAATCATGCGGGCTCGTTTTCGTAATTCGTTTGAAAAACCAGCGCCGCTCATCCCAAATAAAATCACCCCGCTGAATTTTCGTTTGCAGGATGTACTGCACACGTTCAAAAAAGGGCATCGTATTCAGATTCAGGTACAAAGCACGGTATTCCCACTTTTTGACCGTAATCCCCAAAAATATGTCCCTAATATTTATCTCGCCACCGAGCAAGATTTCATCAAAGCTACCCATCGTGTGTATCACCAACTGGGTGCTTTAAGCGGTGTAGAAATAGAAATCTTAAAGTAA
- a CDS encoding immunoglobulin domain-containing protein, which translates to MKLLSFFSNGGFAIRMAVLYICTYCAVYNSAFSQSNAITVKTIICPNLCKGESAYLLVFEATPGKVSTNHGTIRNDTIMGILPENDFKVTLTFTSIDSLVSTQTVPLPVCDPILPLPPLVNSQSLCAGTSITPFTAFTADGATVDWYDTPTGGLPLKSETLQFTPPRAGTFYARSRFTSTGCTSIAFTSVSLEIKKAMCPTISIRKVRK; encoded by the coding sequence TTGAAATTATTATCTTTTTTTTCGAATGGCGGCTTCGCAATTCGAATGGCGGTTTTGTATATATGCACTTATTGTGCTGTATATAACAGCGCATTTTCGCAATCCAACGCCATTACGGTCAAAACTATTATTTGCCCTAACCTGTGCAAAGGTGAATCCGCCTATCTGCTTGTATTTGAAGCTACTCCGGGTAAGGTTTCAACCAACCACGGGACGATTCGGAATGATACAATTATGGGGATTTTGCCCGAAAATGACTTTAAAGTGACCCTTACTTTTACCTCTATTGATTCTTTGGTTTCTACCCAGACCGTTCCTTTACCCGTTTGCGACCCCATCCTTCCCCTTCCTCCGCTTGTAAACAGTCAAAGTCTGTGCGCTGGCACTTCCATTACCCCTTTCACGGCTTTTACCGCCGACGGAGCTACGGTTGATTGGTACGACACGCCCACTGGCGGCCTTCCGTTAAAGTCAGAAACATTGCAATTTACCCCTCCAAGAGCTGGCACTTTCTACGCACGTTCGCGATTTACCTCCACTGGTTGTACCAGTATTGCGTTTACGTCCGTCAGCTTAGAAATAAAAAAGGCAATGTGCCCCACCATAAGCATTAGAAAGGTAAGGAAGTAA
- a CDS encoding NADPH:quinone oxidoreductase family protein: MKALLCKQYGPPESLVVEELPALQPQKNQVVISVKACGVNFPDTLIIQGKYQFKPPFPFSPGGEAAGVVKEVGEEVKHLKVGDNVFAMPGWGGFAEELVVEANRAFKMPPAMDYNVAASLMYTYGTSYHALKDRAQLKAGETLLVLGAAGGVGLAAVNLGKIMGAKVIAAASSDEKLALCKEYGADGLINYSKEDLRESLKILTGGGVDVVYDPVGGSYAEPALRALHWKGRYLVVGFAAGQIPALPFNLALLKGSSIVGVFWGAFAEREPKANFQNITELFEFYQKGTLKPYIQKTYSLAEAPQALNDMLERRVMGKLVVTP; the protein is encoded by the coding sequence ATGAAAGCCCTCCTTTGCAAACAATACGGCCCGCCCGAATCCCTCGTCGTAGAAGAATTGCCTGCGCTGCAACCTCAAAAAAATCAAGTCGTAATCTCCGTCAAAGCTTGCGGAGTTAACTTCCCAGATACGCTTATTATTCAGGGAAAGTACCAGTTCAAGCCGCCTTTTCCTTTTTCGCCGGGTGGAGAAGCGGCTGGCGTGGTAAAAGAAGTCGGGGAAGAGGTAAAACACCTTAAGGTCGGAGATAACGTGTTTGCCATGCCAGGATGGGGTGGTTTTGCTGAAGAATTGGTCGTAGAAGCCAACCGTGCTTTTAAAATGCCACCCGCGATGGATTACAACGTTGCGGCCTCACTCATGTATACTTACGGCACCTCCTACCACGCCCTCAAAGACCGCGCGCAGTTGAAGGCTGGAGAAACCCTGTTGGTACTCGGAGCGGCTGGAGGAGTGGGTTTAGCCGCGGTCAATTTAGGAAAAATCATGGGCGCAAAAGTAATTGCCGCGGCTTCAAGCGACGAAAAACTGGCATTATGTAAAGAATACGGAGCCGACGGGCTCATTAATTATTCAAAAGAGGACCTGCGCGAAAGCCTAAAAATACTTACGGGCGGCGGAGTCGATGTGGTCTATGATCCCGTAGGCGGCTCTTATGCCGAGCCCGCTTTGCGCGCCCTACACTGGAAAGGTCGCTATCTGGTCGTGGGTTTTGCGGCCGGGCAAATCCCTGCACTTCCATTCAATTTAGCATTATTAAAAGGAAGCTCAATTGTGGGCGTATTTTGGGGGGCGTTTGCGGAGAGAGAACCCAAAGCCAACTTCCAAAACATCACAGAGTTGTTTGAATTTTATCAAAAAGGAACCCTAAAACCCTATATTCAAAAAACGTATTCATTGGCTGAAGCGCCGCAGGCCCTCAATGACATGCTTGAGCGGCGCGTAATGGGAAAGTTGGTAGTGACACCCTGA
- a CDS encoding SusD/RagB family nutrient-binding outer membrane lipoprotein: protein MKKYILNTFIVAALLSAATSCGDNFGTMNISPNSPSNPNTASILTGALRNVGAAVTGIQPGLYVQHFGDVTYIEESRYKTVNFDYNGFYAGPLMNLQFIIQQNTDAATKSNAAATGSNANQIATARILKAYFFQFLTDRWGDIAYSEALKASGDFNPKFDKQQDIYTDLFKEWKEAAAQFDGGKTVQGDILLGGNIARWKKFANSLRAIAALRLSKVDPAKGKTEFAAAVADGLLASNADNVKYGYLSEANNEHPLYNNYITTNRKDFAVASTFVDYLNKVNDPRLPAIADKNINGAYRGVPYGVFPPTWKAQDVSLAATAMRQQNSSVNVLTYSQVLFAQAEAAQLGWISGNAKTLYEAAIKASMEQWGVYTADGFDKYIAQPDVAFTSAKAIEQIATQRWIALFYQNSEAWAEWRRTGFPVLKPAEKPLNGGTEIPRRMAYPTTAPTLNKTNYDAIVTSQGADDQYTRVWWDKK from the coding sequence ATGAAAAAATATATTTTAAATACCTTCATCGTAGCGGCCTTATTGTCGGCAGCTACCTCATGCGGCGATAATTTTGGGACGATGAACATCAGCCCAAACAGCCCATCGAATCCCAATACGGCGAGTATCCTGACCGGCGCACTACGTAACGTAGGTGCAGCCGTGACTGGAATTCAGCCTGGCCTCTACGTACAGCATTTCGGTGATGTAACCTACATTGAGGAATCGCGTTACAAAACGGTTAATTTCGATTATAACGGATTCTATGCTGGACCTTTGATGAACCTACAGTTTATTATTCAGCAGAATACCGATGCAGCTACCAAAAGTAATGCGGCCGCTACGGGTTCAAACGCCAACCAAATTGCGACAGCCCGTATTTTGAAAGCGTATTTCTTCCAATTTCTGACTGATCGTTGGGGAGACATCGCTTATTCGGAAGCTTTAAAGGCATCGGGAGATTTTAACCCAAAATTTGATAAACAACAGGATATTTATACTGATTTGTTTAAAGAATGGAAGGAAGCCGCCGCGCAATTTGACGGTGGAAAAACCGTACAAGGGGATATTTTGCTGGGTGGAAATATTGCCCGTTGGAAAAAATTCGCCAACTCGCTTCGCGCCATAGCAGCTCTGCGTCTATCTAAAGTAGACCCTGCTAAAGGTAAAACAGAGTTTGCGGCGGCGGTAGCTGATGGATTGCTTGCTTCCAATGCCGATAACGTAAAGTACGGATATTTATCAGAAGCCAACAATGAGCATCCTTTGTACAACAACTACATTACGACCAACCGCAAAGACTTTGCAGTGGCAAGTACGTTTGTTGATTATTTAAACAAAGTGAATGACCCTCGCTTGCCAGCGATTGCCGATAAAAACATCAACGGAGCGTACCGTGGCGTGCCTTACGGCGTTTTTCCGCCTACTTGGAAAGCGCAGGACGTATCTCTGGCGGCAACGGCCATGCGTCAACAAAACTCATCGGTCAATGTGTTGACTTATTCGCAGGTGCTTTTTGCGCAGGCGGAAGCTGCCCAGTTGGGCTGGATTTCTGGCAATGCCAAGACGTTGTATGAAGCGGCCATCAAAGCTTCTATGGAGCAGTGGGGCGTATATACAGCGGACGGTTTTGATAAGTACATAGCACAACCCGATGTGGCATTTACAAGTGCAAAAGCTATTGAGCAAATTGCAACCCAACGTTGGATTGCTCTGTTTTACCAAAATAGCGAAGCATGGGCAGAATGGCGTAGAACAGGGTTCCCAGTGTTGAAACCTGCTGAGAAACCATTGAACGGGGGCACCGAAATTCCTCGTCGTATGGCTTATCCGACCACGGCACCCACGTTGAATAAGACCAACTATGATGCAATCGTTACCAGCCAAGGTGCCGATGATCAATACACTCGTGTATGGTGGGATAAAAAATAA
- the glmM gene encoding phosphoglucosamine mutase, with amino-acid sequence MALIKSISGIRGTIGGKTGDSLTPIDVVKFSAAFGTWLKRKNPANIKIVIGRDARLSGEMVAKLVASTLQGIGFEVIDLGLSTTPTVEIAVTLEHATGGIILTASHNPIQWNALKLLNDKGEFISGQDGAEVLALAESEDFDFVEVRKLGSYRVDNSYFQKHIEMILALPLVDKAAIVAKNFKIAVDAVNSTGGIAVPMLLEALGIEKGNIKLINCEPTGDFAHNPEPLPENLIEISREMTRGDFDLGVVVDPDVDRLALICEDGQPFGEEYTLVSVADYVLKNKVGNTVSNLSSTGALRDITLKAGGAYFASAVGEVNVVEMMKANDAVIGGEGNGGVIYPDLHYGRDSLVGIALFLSHLAKFGKSASILRRTYPSYHISKNKIELTADIDVDGVLEKISKKYAKNPVNTIDGVKIEFNKEWVHLRKSNTEPIIRIYSESETASTADHLAQKIIDDIKEAIQS; translated from the coding sequence GTGGCATTAATAAAATCTATATCCGGTATTCGTGGCACGATTGGGGGGAAAACGGGAGATTCCCTTACGCCAATTGATGTTGTTAAATTTTCAGCAGCTTTTGGAACATGGCTCAAACGCAAAAATCCCGCTAATATAAAAATTGTCATTGGTCGTGATGCGAGGCTTTCGGGTGAGATGGTGGCCAAACTAGTGGCTTCTACATTGCAAGGAATAGGCTTTGAAGTAATTGATTTGGGGCTTTCAACCACTCCAACGGTTGAAATTGCCGTAACCCTTGAACACGCCACTGGTGGAATCATCCTCACGGCGAGTCATAACCCTATTCAGTGGAATGCTCTGAAACTATTGAATGACAAAGGTGAATTTATTTCAGGACAAGACGGCGCGGAAGTGCTTGCATTGGCCGAAAGCGAAGATTTTGATTTTGTGGAAGTTCGGAAATTGGGTTCTTATCGGGTAGATAACTCCTACTTTCAGAAACATATTGAGATGATTTTGGCGTTGCCGTTGGTGGATAAAGCGGCCATCGTTGCCAAAAACTTTAAAATTGCCGTTGATGCCGTCAACTCAACGGGTGGGATTGCCGTTCCGATGCTTTTGGAAGCGTTGGGCATTGAAAAAGGGAATATTAAACTTATCAACTGTGAGCCCACAGGCGACTTTGCCCATAATCCAGAACCGCTTCCTGAAAATTTAATTGAAATCAGTCGTGAAATGACCCGGGGAGATTTTGATTTGGGCGTGGTGGTAGACCCCGATGTAGACCGTCTGGCGCTTATTTGTGAAGATGGTCAACCGTTTGGCGAAGAATATACGTTGGTGTCCGTTGCCGATTATGTGTTGAAAAATAAAGTGGGAAATACGGTTTCCAATCTTTCTTCTACTGGTGCACTGCGTGACATAACACTGAAAGCAGGAGGGGCGTATTTTGCCTCGGCGGTGGGAGAGGTAAACGTGGTCGAAATGATGAAAGCCAACGACGCAGTTATTGGCGGCGAAGGCAACGGAGGCGTTATTTATCCTGATTTGCACTACGGTCGTGACTCACTCGTGGGCATTGCTTTGTTTTTGAGCCATCTGGCCAAATTCGGCAAGTCAGCGTCTATTTTACGCCGTACCTATCCTAGTTACCACATTTCCAAAAATAAAATTGAATTGACCGCTGACATTGATGTAGACGGTGTACTGGAAAAAATCAGCAAAAAATATGCCAAAAATCCCGTCAATACCATTGATGGGGTGAAGATTGAATTCAATAAAGAATGGGTTCACTTGCGTAAATCGAATACAGAGCCTATCATTCGGATTTATTCAGAATCAGAAACTGCTTCTACGGCGGATCATCTAGCCCAAAAAATCATCGATGACATCAAAGAAGCGATTCAAAGTTAA
- a CDS encoding OmpH family outer membrane protein — MKNGLLIWNAVLTVAVAFLGYQHFSHHSSDSAGGSISEASKGKKIVYVQADSLLKNYEYYKDFQKEFESKGFQLENDLANKGRSFQNKVAFFQQRAQQGALSQDQAQAAQSQLAKEEQDITKYRDEQLRKLDEERIKKTEEFYGNIFEYIKNYNKENGYEFVLGYSKGGGILFADANLDVTKKMVEGLNKEYKEKEAAKAKK; from the coding sequence GTGAAAAACGGACTACTTATTTGGAATGCGGTTTTGACTGTGGCGGTGGCTTTTTTAGGATATCAGCACTTCTCACACCATTCATCTGACAGTGCAGGCGGAAGCATTTCGGAAGCATCGAAAGGCAAAAAAATTGTATACGTACAGGCCGATAGCCTCCTCAAAAACTATGAATATTACAAAGACTTTCAAAAAGAGTTTGAAAGCAAAGGTTTTCAGTTAGAAAACGATTTAGCTAACAAAGGGCGTTCGTTCCAAAACAAAGTAGCCTTCTTCCAGCAGCGTGCTCAGCAAGGAGCGTTGTCACAAGATCAGGCGCAGGCGGCCCAGTCTCAATTGGCCAAAGAAGAACAGGATATTACCAAATATCGTGACGAACAATTGCGTAAACTCGATGAAGAGCGTATCAAAAAAACCGAAGAATTTTACGGTAATATCTTCGAATACATTAAGAATTATAACAAAGAAAACGGCTACGAATTTGTGCTTGGCTACAGCAAAGGTGGTGGAATCCTTTTTGCCGACGCCAACCTGGATGTGACCAAAAAGATGGTTGAAGGCCTTAACAAAGAATACAAAGAGAAAGAAGCCGCAAAAGCTAAAAAATAA
- a CDS encoding S8 family serine peptidase, with translation MKKVSFILGLVWIAACESENSLEPATDCLVAASAHSGEVIEGEYIVTLKENAETSALTQTATNARIAAFSEQLLSKHHLSSGAIRTAFAGKTRGFVAKLSKGEVKTLQTDPSVEVIEPDRVVSVCGCVDVVAPASVTWSTRKTGYGNGQNFAEKTVWIIDTGVDLDHPDLNVDTQRSQSFITGQTSADDNNGHGTHVAGIIGALNNTIGIVGVASGVKLVALKALDQLGEGRLSSVVAAVAHVSQNGKAGDVVNMSLGLDGISSTLDRQVQAAAEKGILFAIAAGNDKKLANGFSPGRLNHANVFTVSAVDSTGRFASFSNYGNDVVDVAAYGVRILSTYANGRYAILSGTSMAAPHVAGLLLIRGNAVPTFGSAINDPDGAGDPIARVSSQYTTVASLLTH, from the coding sequence ATGAAAAAGGTATCTTTTATCTTAGGATTGGTATGGATAGCCGCTTGCGAAAGCGAAAACTCACTTGAACCAGCTACCGATTGTTTGGTGGCGGCCTCGGCTCATAGTGGTGAAGTAATTGAAGGAGAGTATATTGTGACTTTGAAAGAAAATGCGGAAACATCGGCGCTAACTCAGACCGCTACGAATGCGCGTATTGCGGCATTTTCGGAGCAACTTCTGAGCAAACACCATTTATCTTCGGGAGCCATTCGAACAGCTTTTGCGGGGAAAACGCGTGGCTTTGTAGCAAAGCTTTCTAAAGGAGAGGTAAAAACGCTCCAAACAGACCCATCCGTTGAAGTGATTGAACCCGACCGAGTGGTGAGTGTGTGTGGTTGTGTAGACGTAGTCGCACCCGCTTCGGTGACGTGGAGTACTCGGAAAACTGGGTACGGGAATGGCCAAAATTTTGCAGAAAAAACCGTATGGATTATAGATACCGGCGTTGACCTCGACCACCCTGATTTGAACGTCGATACCCAACGCAGCCAATCGTTCATTACAGGACAAACCTCGGCCGATGATAATAATGGGCACGGAACCCACGTGGCGGGTATTATTGGGGCGCTCAATAACACCATCGGTATTGTGGGCGTAGCTTCTGGAGTCAAATTAGTGGCGTTGAAAGCCCTAGATCAACTGGGCGAAGGACGCCTTTCGAGTGTGGTGGCGGCGGTAGCTCACGTGAGTCAAAACGGCAAAGCAGGCGACGTGGTGAATATGAGTTTAGGATTGGATGGAATTTCAAGCACATTGGACCGCCAAGTGCAGGCGGCGGCTGAAAAAGGAATTTTATTTGCGATTGCAGCGGGCAACGACAAAAAATTGGCCAATGGCTTTTCGCCAGGTAGACTCAACCATGCCAATGTGTTTACGGTATCGGCAGTCGACAGTACGGGCCGTTTTGCCAGCTTTTCCAATTACGGAAATGACGTGGTTGATGTAGCTGCGTATGGCGTCAGAATCCTTTCTACCTATGCCAACGGGCGTTACGCGATTTTGTCGGGGACTTCTATGGCGGCCCCGCACGTGGCGGGACTTTTACTGATTCGTGGTAATGCGGTTCCTACTTTTGGTTCGGCTATCAATGATCCCGATGGCGCGGGAGATCCCATTGCCCGCGTGAGTAGTCAATATACTACGGTGGCTA
- a CDS encoding vanadium-dependent haloperoxidase, with the protein MKKTLFKLLYRGGYHAVVVVLLAFTIYSCRTPNDPTNPADNSKETQTYSADVALKWSEMSLKLIRQSPGFTPPVASRALGYAGLALYESVVPGIKSNRSLAGQLNGLKSLPLPETGKEYHWAASANAAQLFMARNLWPNAPEVAKKMADSLAATLRTGFLAESNQEVIERSEAFGNEVAKAIFEWSKTDGGHEGFTRNFPADYKALTAPGSWQPTENGRTIPMQPYWGKNRTFLAVNSSMPMPLPLTVSTQVNSPYFQQYYDVYKKNIALTQLEKEIAVWWADDPSETFTPPGHSYNIARIAIKNSNAKLDKAAEALARTGIAVADAFTLCWKCKFYFNNERPYTFVRRAIDPKWIPFWPAPPFPGYSSGHSTQSSASAVALEAVFGADFAFVDDSHVNRVRDVKRNVDFKSRSFQSLWAAAEESAYSRFLGGIHTFQDNDTGLKEGRKIGQNINALRWKQ; encoded by the coding sequence ATGAAAAAAACTTTATTCAAACTGTTGTATCGGGGAGGTTATCATGCCGTTGTTGTGGTATTGCTGGCTTTTACAATATACAGTTGTAGAACACCGAATGACCCTACAAATCCTGCCGATAATTCAAAAGAAACGCAGACCTATAGCGCGGATGTAGCCCTCAAATGGTCAGAAATGAGCCTGAAATTGATTCGGCAAAGCCCTGGTTTTACACCTCCCGTTGCTTCTCGGGCGTTGGGATATGCTGGCTTAGCGTTGTATGAATCGGTAGTACCTGGTATCAAGTCTAATCGTTCCCTTGCGGGACAGTTAAATGGTTTAAAATCACTTCCGCTACCAGAGACGGGAAAAGAATATCACTGGGCGGCAAGTGCCAATGCAGCGCAGCTTTTTATGGCCAGAAACCTTTGGCCTAATGCTCCAGAAGTGGCAAAAAAGATGGCAGATTCCTTGGCAGCAACTTTAAGAACAGGTTTTTTGGCAGAAAGTAACCAAGAAGTCATTGAGCGCTCCGAGGCTTTTGGTAATGAAGTGGCCAAAGCGATTTTTGAATGGTCTAAAACAGACGGCGGTCATGAAGGGTTTACTCGAAACTTTCCCGCCGATTATAAAGCTCTGACTGCTCCTGGCTCTTGGCAGCCTACTGAAAACGGCAGAACGATTCCGATGCAACCCTATTGGGGCAAAAATCGCACCTTTTTGGCGGTAAATTCTTCGATGCCTATGCCGCTGCCTTTGACGGTATCAACTCAGGTTAATTCCCCCTATTTTCAACAATACTACGACGTTTACAAGAAGAACATTGCCTTAACACAGCTTGAAAAAGAAATAGCAGTGTGGTGGGCCGATGATCCGAGTGAGACCTTTACACCTCCTGGTCATTCCTACAACATTGCCCGGATAGCTATAAAAAACAGTAATGCCAAACTAGATAAAGCCGCTGAGGCTTTGGCACGAACGGGAATAGCCGTTGCTGATGCCTTTACGCTGTGCTGGAAATGTAAATTTTATTTTAACAATGAGCGCCCTTATACTTTTGTACGGCGAGCAATTGATCCCAAATGGATTCCTTTTTGGCCCGCGCCTCCTTTCCCTGGGTATTCTTCGGGGCATTCCACGCAGTCTTCGGCTTCGGCCGTAGCGCTGGAGGCGGTCTTTGGTGCAGATTTCGCCTTTGTTGACGATTCCCATGTCAATCGGGTGCGTGATGTTAAGCGCAACGTAGATTTTAAGTCTCGCTCGTTTCAATCACTTTGGGCAGCGGCCGAAGAATCGGCTTATTCGAGATTTTTGGGCGGAATCCATACTTTTCAGGACAATGATACGGGCCTAAAAGAAGGGCGGAAGATTGGTCAAAATATCAATGCTCTTCGGTGGAAACAGTAA